A window from Pyrococcus yayanosii CH1 encodes these proteins:
- a CDS encoding exosome complex RNA-binding protein Csl4: protein MDDKKRAVKNGDFVLPGDYLGVIEEYLPGDGVIEEEGNLYATRAGMVRINPAKMEISVEPATDVPPMPKVNDVVYARVIEVKSQAILLQLIKIEGRNDREIAASKLAGIHISQVKDGFVEDMGKEFKVGDIVRARVIADEKSPIQLTTKGQDLGVVFALCSRCRTPLIRKGSQLVCPKCGNVETRKLSSLYRKVKL, encoded by the coding sequence GTGGATGATAAAAAGAGGGCAGTAAAGAACGGTGATTTTGTCCTGCCGGGGGACTATCTTGGTGTGATAGAGGAGTACCTGCCGGGTGACGGCGTGATTGAGGAAGAAGGTAACCTCTACGCCACGAGAGCGGGCATGGTCAGGATAAACCCAGCGAAGATGGAAATAAGCGTTGAGCCCGCCACCGACGTTCCCCCGATGCCAAAGGTCAACGACGTGGTTTACGCGAGGGTCATAGAGGTCAAGTCCCAGGCGATTCTGCTCCAGCTGATTAAGATAGAGGGCAGGAATGATAGGGAAATTGCGGCGTCGAAGCTCGCGGGGATACACATATCCCAAGTCAAAGACGGCTTCGTCGAGGACATGGGAAAGGAGTTTAAGGTCGGGGACATAGTCAGAGCAAGGGTCATAGCGGATGAGAAGAGCCCAATTCAGCTCACAACGAAGGGGCAGGATCTCGGTGTCGTCTTCGCCCTATGCTCCCGCTGCAGGACCCCGCTCATAAGGAAGGGCAGTCAGCTTGTATGTCCCAAGTGCGGTAACGTCGAAACAAGGAAGCTGTCAAGCCTTTACAGGAAGGTGAAGCTATGA